The Hevea brasiliensis isolate MT/VB/25A 57/8 chromosome 9, ASM3005281v1, whole genome shotgun sequence nucleotide sequence GGTGGTGGTGATGACAGCAATAGAGTAATGTTATATGGATTTCCCCACCCCACCAACCCACACCAACCACCAAAATTTCTTCCTTCTCTTTTTTTCTTgtaagatttttaaattggtttttAATTGTAGTGGCTGTTGGTTGGGTGACAATTTCCTGTTTCATGACCAAATGGCATTTTTTTTTGCGGTGAATTGACTTACTGCACATTACCTTACTATATGCCATTGCATTGTGCACAAATTACTGCAAAATGTCTTAATTTATGTATTCCTGGTCTCattttaaaaatttcttcattAGTTGCCCCCTGCCCTCCACATGTTCATAAGTTTTCCCTGTGGGATTTGGTGTGGCAATAACAAAGCAGCTTTTTCATATCATAAGTGTTTCTTTAAAACTAATTTGgttctatttattattattattattattattattattaattttttttttttttttttttttcgttacAAACTAATCTGCCTCAATGAGTATGACAAAGGCATGTACCCTTGAAACATGTAAATCAGAGGAGCTTGCATCACTCAAAATCACAAGAAAAAGAAACATAAAGATGTATCATCAAACCATTGTTGTGAGACCGGTTAAATGATTGCTGAGGAATGAGCATCTTGATATGGATTGCTAATTCAAATGACTCATCACCTATATATGAATGAAGGATACTGTCAAACTGGTAAAGGAGCTGAAATTCTGGTGCTAGTGTTCAACACGGGAGTTAACTTGAAAAATAGATTGAACATGGATGAAAGTTATAACATTAAACCTCACTATTGTTTGTTTTATATATTGATTTATAGAGCCTATAATGCTAGTGTGATTTATGCCTATGTCCCAGCTAGTAGTGTAAAGCTTTGTGGCCATAAGATTCAATGGAGGAATTGATGTTGTAATTTTGTGAATGATTGTACGGTGTATTTATGATTCCAGTTTATATTCTTAgtttatcttttaattttatattatttggaGGTCTTATAGACAAATGTCATAGCTTTtttgaacaattttttttttattattttttttatcctttaaaGACCTCAAACATTGATGGCATGATAATGTGTGGTCTTATATTCTTTCACTATTCCAGCGCTACAGATATGCCGAGGCATGCCAAGTTGATCTCAAACTTCAGGGTGTGGAGCAGGATTTCGTTTCAAATAATTCTGTCAGTGAAGAAGTTTTGTCTAAAATGAGATCAGCTAGTGATTGGAGAACAGGGCTTGTTGTAAGtgcttaaaacttgttagaatgaaGCATGCATGTTTGTCTAACAATAACTATGTTTTTTGGGTTATTAAATTTATTCTAAACAAGTCATAAACCTTAAACATGGGAAGGTTCATaggttttaattttgatttgctTCAGTTTCAGTCCTTCCCATTTTTGAAAACAATGGTAGACTAGATTTTGTCCAAAATCTCATCAACTGTTCCTCAAGCAGAGACTGCAAGTTACCTTTTGCAAACTCTTATACGGAAGAAGTTTTTTTGTTATTGTCCTACTAAGAAGATGCCTAACtgatgatttttatttttattttgttattttattttattttattttattattttgagtCATGCAAGATGGAAGATAGGCACATGGGGCATGCAAGCAATGCATTAAACAAATACTATTTGGAAAAAGAAAAATTGGTAACTCTGATAATTTTTTGTGCTTTAACCAGGCTAAATCCATTGAATTGCTACCACAAGTCCAACAGCAGCAAGCAAAGACTGGAAAAATGGTGTCTGAGATTTATAATATTTCTGGTGAACAAGTTAAAACACCTGCGAAGTCTGATAGTCCAATGGTACAAAAGCCAAAGTCAATCAATTTGTTGATTCCCCAATATGCTGATTCTTCTCTTGTTCTGAAGTCAAATCATGGAATTCCATTTAAATCATCAGTCCTTAAAACTCCAACACCACTTGATGGATCCATCAACAAATCTCACTTTGAACCTGGTAACTATGGCTCTCCATCAATTCTCCAAGCAAGGTTATTCACAAATGCCAGAAAAGGACCGAAGCCACAAGTTAGCAATCACAAGAATGTTAAATATGATGGAACCCCAACTCCTGGAATTCCTTGGGTTAGTCCTATGAGTGCTACACCATTAAAGGATATCAGCAGAACTTCATTGGGAGTGCTTCCTGACAATGACCTGCATCATGGTCAGTTTGATAGCGACTTACCAGAAATGGAACAAAATGGGTTCGCTGAGCAACTCCAAAGTAGAGGTCCCCTTTATTCCCACAAGGTTACAGCTAATGTAATTGCTATGTCTGGTGGCCATTGCGGGTTTCCTAGTGATTCTGCACAGGTGTCTGGTAAAAGGATCCATCCTGAAAGATCAGATGATGGACTTCGGAGAATGACTTATGGAGATGATGCAATAGATATTGGTTCGAGGTAAAATATGAACTCTTGTAAACTTTGTTACTAAACCTTGTTCTTTTTGAAGCCTTTGGTGTTTGTTGTCATTGTTCTGCTAAGAGAggcctctttctttctttcttttcttatttcttttctcgCTCATTTGCAGTATTGATCCATTCTTATTTTCTGTTTTATTCATGTTTTATGGACATTTCAGTGGTAGAGAAAAGGGGTTCACTGCTGATGATGGAATTGTGAATGGTGGGCCAAGATGGAGGTCTGATGAATCTAGTGATGAGGAAGATGAGCATAATTTGGAGAGAGCTGTTAAAGGAGCTTCTTATAGAACTCCCAGAAGAGGAATTAGAAGAAGTAGGTTTGCTAGAAGATGAAGATTGCTGGTGTCCATTTGACAAACTATTGATTTGTCTGATCAACTGAATAAAAATGGGTGAGCTAGAAGCAACATGAGTGAGCAGTGAAACAAAGCCATAACTCTTTTTGTTTACTTGTTCCATTAGAGTACATAATATACTATATATTGATTCATAGTTGCAAAATGAGAATCGTATCATCTCCATTTCTTCTTGCTGAGCCGTTGATCAAGTGTGGGTTCTTGGCAGGGCTGCATTTTTGTTCGATGTCAAGCAATTCTGTTTCCGTACTGCTTTCTTCTTTCTCTTTGGTAGCTGTAGCTGCCAACATTTTTGTAACTTGTAATATATGCATGATCAATTACCAATATTTTTGCTGCTTTGTCTGATTGGCATCAATTCCTATTAACATCTTCTCTGTTTCCATTTATTTGTGACGCAAGCTTCTGGGTTGATTTTCATGGTTCGTTTAGATTTctgttcaaaattttgtcaacaCCGTTTACTCGTTGGTTAAAAACTGGTCCTTTTGGAAGAACGGTGTGAGGGAAATTTATACTTGAAGTGAAAAGTATTTAATACTAAACGGCACTTCAATTCGTCAATGGCAGGTAACGAGAAGTAACGATGACAAGTCAACAAGAGCTTCAGCTTAACCGTTATTTCTAAACGACATAACTGCGGGATTTCGTTAAGTAACTCAAGTGGATAGATAGTAATTttacatataatattttttttccataTATTTAACTTctcaagtaaataaaaattaataatttcattccTTTCATTTATATTTCCTCATCCAAACAGGACAAGATTatcctttttatttttctctcattttctttcttcCCGTTAAAATCTTCCCAAATATAGGCATTAATTATAGGTTCTCAGATGCAATTAGATAGTTCGAAACAAAAACGACGTGTCGCTGTAAATGGATTCAGCTTGACCGCGCCTGCTTCACAGACACAAGCAACTATTTTAGAATCCAGCGAAAATGAGAATCAGTGTTGAAATGAAGGGTAACCAAACCTTGCCACTTTCGTATTCAAGGATGAGCAAGAAACTAGACTAGAGAGTTGAGAGAAATATGGCAGAAGCTGCGAAACTCCCAATCATAGACCTCTCCTCAACCGATCTCATATCCACTGCTAATTTCATCCGTCAGGTTTcgttctcttcttctttatccttGATTATTTTTGTTTTCTTCTACTTGTACTTCAATGCTTTACGCTATTTCATCTTCTTAGTCAAATTGAGTGATGGAATTAATGATTGCAGTGTTGAATGATTCATGAGGTTTTGATTCTTTTATTGGATTTGATTCTTTTATTGGATTTGAATTGCTTCTCAGGCATGTGTGGAATATGGTTTCTTTTACCTTGTAAATCATGGAGTGGAGGAAGAGTTGCTCGCTCGAGTTTTTGAAGAGTCTCGGAAATTCTTCTCTCTCCCTTTAGCTGCGAAGATGAATTTGCTTCGCAAGGAACACAGAGGTTACACCCCATTGTATGCTGAGAATCTCGATCCTTCTTCCAGTTCTAAAGGTTTTCTTTTTTttcgtcttcttcttcttcttcttcttcttcgtctTCTCTGCTGTGATTTAATAATGGAAGTCGATAATATAACAACGAAATTGAATACCCTTTTGACTGATCTCGAAACAGGTGACTCAAAGGAAAGCTTCTATATTGGTCCTTTAGAAAAGAGTTGCCTCAACCAGTGGCCCTCACAAGGTATTGTTTATATACACCCACTTATGCTTATATTGCTTGTTTCCATTTTTGTCGCAAATGTTATTGCACTTGGTGTACATTACTTGATATAATATTTGATTGAGAATTACTTAGGCAGTTCTTTTGGCTAGGGAATTTCAGAACTTCTCCCTTCTTGGAGACCCACCATGGAGTCTTACTATTGCAAAGTTATGTAAGTTTTGATCCTCAAtagtttttctattttttttttcactttgactttgtgtttatgaatgagtttgaagaGTGAAAGTTAAATATCTGCTTGACTATAGGTTCTCTTctattttgaattcaactatcaTTTAATTGGTGCTTTTCCTATTCTGCATCCCATCTCTTCCTATTCATTGAAAAGCGCTTTTTCTATTTAAAAGTTCAAATTTGGTATTTATGCCTTGATTATGTATTGCTGGATAATTATTGACAAAAAATGATATGTTCTGTTGGGGGTGTACCCAGACAATAAGCTTTGGGTAGATTATTCTTTCTGTGGAATCTTCATGCATTTGGATAACTGGTATATTGGACAATTTTAGATCAAGGGAATAGCTAGATGGTACAGTTTCTCACTTGTGCTAGATGCTACCTCAGGTCTGCTGGAAAAAAACTTATCTCTTTGATTGCTCTGGCTCTGAACTTGGATAAGGATTACTTTGAGAAAATAGGAGCATTGGATGAACCAGAAAGCTTTCTTCGCCTCTTACATTATCCAGGTGGGCTTTATTTGGCTCCTTTATCTCTCCTTTTCCCTTTTTCAAAATAATTCAGCAGCATCTCTGGAGTAGATGGAAAGCTGAAGTTGGGAGTAGTGAATAATTGTTAGATAGCAATCCAATTTATTATATCATCCTTTTGCTTTTGTGAAAATGCTAGATCTGTGAAATAACGTTAGACAACATGCACCTACCTGTGCagctgatttttttttctaaggAGACTAACTTCATATTTTATCTCTTACAATGATTATGTTAAATATGGATCATCAGTTCAATCTAAATTATGCTAAAAATTCTGGGTCGGAAGAAGCTCTCTATCATTCCAAGGCCCTCTATCATTTCCTTTTTCTACCTCTTTATAGCCTAGAAGCTTCCAAAGAACCAGGCCTAATTTGTTTGGTGTTAGGACCCAACTAGGATATTAATTCATCTATTAATCCTGTAGAGAACATTTCTTGGGCTAAAAGACTTCTGAGCCAATCATTTTAGAAGAAACTTCTGTCATCTCAGGTGAACTGGGGCATTTTGAGGAACAAATATTTGGTGCTTCAGCACATTCAGATTATGGAATGATCACTCTTCTGGTGACTGATGGTGTGCCAGGACTTCAGGCATATGTCTATTCTACCTCTGTGTGTCTCTTAGTTTCTTGATACTTTTCTATAGCTTCCTTCATATCTTCAAGTGCTAATTCTAGGACCATCTGATTTGGTTTTTCAATGATAACAGGTTTGTAGGGAGAAATTCAAGGATCCACAGACCTGGGAAAATGTGTTCCATATGAATGGGTAATTCTGTGATGGCAAATtggcaattttttttaaatatgtagAAGAATAGTTGGGATAAATAGGTGGGGACCGTTCAGTATGCTCAAAAGTGATATTAACCTGAAAAATGATTTAATCAATATAGCCATTCTTTTTTTGGCAGTCAAATTAGATAAGGTGAGTGTTATAGATGAATATGACAAAATGGACATGGGCTgtctaattattatttttttttttttgaggaaattaagttaaaatttttgcctatGGTCTTTCTAAGAATGAATTTGGATTGTGGATGATATCTTTGAAATATGTAACTTGTCAATAGTTCTTTGTAGGCCATAACTATAAGTAGCTGTTTTACTAGCACAGACTGATTTGCATGACaatatttgtgaatgaataagaatatgttGCCTTATCATTCCAGCCTTAGGTCTCTAAATTTGAACTTGCAGGGCCTTCATAGTTAACATTGGGGACATGATGGAGAGGTGGACTAATTGTTTGTTTCGGTAATAACtgttccattaattttttttcttccctCTGTTGAAAAGTTTTTTAGTTGCTCATTAAAAGATATCACTCATGTGAATAAATACGTTGGGAAAGTTTTGCAATAGGGTCTttctcctctctcttcttctttatttTCCAAAGTTTTGTGTCAATTATTTGCAGGTCCACGCTACACAGAGTGATGCCAACAGGACAAGAACGCTACTCTGTAATTATCTTTATGCTTCTTTATTTACTTTTTTATTATATTTGGTTATTCTTCTGGTAGTTTGAACTTCAGCTTAACTAAGCTCGTGACTTCAACCTGTAAGTGTATCAAGGATGCTTGATCCATACTAAACTATTCTTATGGCTATAGACTTGATGCACATACTTTCATATTTGGATGATATCACATAGATTGATCAGGAGAGAATGGAGAAAGTAACTCTATGATTTAATTTGGTGGGTTGGCTGCTAAAAGACTCCTGCTGTAGTAAATTGTTTGGTTGGCATGTTTTGACTTATGGGAAGATCAAGTTGACTCTGAACTTGTTTTGGTCAATGAAAAAGCAGCTTTTGAAAACtgcaaaatatcaaaattttcaagTCCCTAAACCTGAAATTTTTGCATATGGATGTAGGGATTCAAAGCTGAGTGTATGTCATGTATGCCACACTTTATTATTGTTCTATCATACATCACAGGGTTATATTCTTCCTTCTGTGTTGGAATAATGAAAATTCTGAAAACATAATACATCAATAGACAACAAACGTATGGTTTCATATGTGGTGGAACGTGATGCATATGTGTCCTTTAACCAGCACATTAGAATGGTTTTCTTCTTGTAGGATGTTTAAACTTACCGTTCATTTGTAATTCAGTTCTCTTTTTCAGAGGATTTCTGATGTATTGTTGATGGTTTTTGACTTATATTGTTGCAGCTGGCATTCTTCTTAGATCCTAACACAGAATGCATTGTGCAATGTTTGGGAAGTTGTTGCAGTGAATCCAGGCCCCAAAGGTATTTCTTGTTTTGTTTGTGTTGTTATATTTTTCTGCCCCCTTGCCCTGGACAACATAGTAATCAAAAGTTTGGCACTTCTCTATCTACTAAATCTTGAAGAACAAAGCTcgtgtgttttttttttctccgTACAGGTTGCTTTGCGCACCATTTTTGCTGACCTCTTTCAAAAAGCTGGTGTTACTTTAATGATTTGAATTGACTATGTTAAAAATCTATTAATTCATCAAGAATATACAAGTTAAAACTTTGGAGGTTCATTTGTAAACGTTTTCTTTACATTGACAACAGAATCAATTAAGATACTGTTATGTGGATATTAGCTAGCGATTGAAAATGGGGATAACATCTGTGGGCTATGTTTGCAGATTTCCTCCAATTCGCAGCGGGGATTATCTGAAAGAGCGATTGATGCTTACTTACGGCTCATAGAATTGAGGCAGAGCCCACAAAAAACTGCTAGAAATGATCGGAGGTTTCATACCATATCTTTGTATTCAAAAGTGAAAGTTGCAAACAAGCTATTGTGGAATGCTGAAAATCTGATACTTCCTACTTGATGGATAATTTGGCGCTCGTATCGATTTTCATTATGCATTTTGGTGTTAATTATGGCTCATAATCACAATTGCATGTTTTTCTGCaacttaagaaaaaaaaaaattcaaaagatagagTTCGTCAGAAGAGGTGTCACTTTTTATTTCCACCTCTTGAATTATTGAgcaaataattatttgcttaattggACAAAATAATTCAAAGACAAAAAATCAAAAAATCATGTTGGAGCAAACAAATGAACAAACGGTGCGTTTTACCTGttggataaaaaataaaaaaaaatcccaatATTTTCTTCATGTCCTTATTATATTTCTTGTTCTTAGAGATTGAGAAACATACACATCCAGATGTTCCTGTGCTCTGTTGATTGGGATTTGGGACATTGGCTTCTTACAGGGCAAGTGTTGCTTCCCCCTGCCTTTTATCCTCCCTATGGATGATTCTGCTATCTATCTTAATAAGGAAAAACTCAGCTTtaatcttttaaattttaaataaattataattaaattcttGAAATATAACAAAGCTTACGTGCCATACCTTATTTCTTTTAATACTGATTTATTCTATAAGTTTTAATTTCGTTAATAAATTAATGTCtatttattcaatttaaaataatttaattcttaaaattttaatttatatataaaataatttctatatctaaattttatatttaattaattatttactttatatttatataatcataaatataaaaatatttagtactttacaaaatatataattatttaaatataaaatttatatgaaaagactattttattaataaaataaaattttatgaataaaattattttaaattgaaaaataaattaactaatttaaaTGTTAGGGACTaatatattttatgaaaaaatttgAAGACAAAATTATTGAAAGGAAACTTGCACCAGATTTAGGAACAATTCACAATCAGGTGCGTAGTTgccaatttgcaaattttcaaatccttaaatttcatgcaagtcatataaatattttatactaTTACAAAACACTTAGAACAGATATTAATTGAGTGCTAATAGTCTCAATTTACCAATAAGAAACAAAATTCCCAAACTTAAAAGTTAGGGTTCCATGAAGGGTAACTCAACTTTTAGGCGCAGAATCAGTTTCCATCCCTTGATTCGGGGAGCTAGGTCATCAAATACTGACCCTTTAACTTGTCCACATAAACTCCATAATCATAGCAATCTTGATCCAAGCAAAGCTCTCTAATTTCCTTTCCAAGAGATTCAGCCAATAACAAGGAAATAGTGGGAAGAGGTCTTTCTTGGTTCTAAAATATGAAAGTAATGAGAAACAACTTTCTCAAGTTTGATTCAAGAATTCAACACTAGAATTTGTCTTGAATCTTGGCTTAGGAAAAAAAGAAGAACACTTTTTCTCATTGGAGAAAACATGGACAGGAAACtccgaagaagaagatgacaattcttcttcatttatctcttacattttcttaattaaattagGAAGACATATGTCAACTTTTGATTGCATAACCAAATATGCTTTCAACTTCTTATTGGTCCATTTGTCCATCCTTAATCTTGATTTAGAAAGTAAGTTTGATTAATTAGTATTCATAAGACATATTAATTATATCACACTCTACTTCTCgaaagatgtaatatgatctcgtagtatatgtaataaattaccgtacttcgtctactggtaacccattaaatatactacaagggattttaaaacaattttcgatcCGTTTTATAATGGTGGGaactttgaatatttattaaaaagcatttaattaaaattttagtcatGGATCAAATacttgattaaaatctggtgttacgaaaatattttaaaattttggcagagtaccggctgtattttgagaaaacagttcttcaaaacttgaaaagaaaaacactctcaatatgttttctcaaccacaactccaataaaatcTATTTCACCTCCCAATTCAATCCCATACAAGAAGTTCAATTCACAATCAAACGTAATTTGATTTAAACCAACACTGAATCATCTCATTTCAATCTCACAAATTTTCAATGTAAAGGAAATAAGTTATCATTCACAAAAtataagaatttaaatatttacattcattgaaGTACTAAAATTAGTataacaaaactttataagtaattAAATTCTCAAACTAATATTAcagtaatttgtatttgattacactccaaaataatattacaaaagtgttTATGCAACTGttcaaatgaaattacatacatataattacatgattacattaaaatctaaagtacaagggtatacctataatatgccTGGAGAAAGTCTCACTATGTCTACAAGGCGCAGCTTCAAGTGATCTCCTTCAGCtgctctatccttactttcacttgcgatagcatacaaagctatcactgagtggtgaactcagtagtacataacttataatttaaaatgtaatacaatatacattgacaaaattataataagAGGTTGGAAATTTTCAAAttcatcaaaatttcaaaaatcaaaataaatgctgccaataatataaatcatttgttcaaATGACTCTGATCAATAATCACAATTTGTCAAATCATAATTAGATATTTAAAATAATCCcatcaatttatgaaaataaagagtaaattttactaaaatcaattatgcatagatctcattttaaaatcaccattgctttttttttcaaaaaccattcttaatCTCACTAACTTTATACAAGACTAATATATAAGGGCCAATCTTCAAAGTGATTCTcactccctatagtcggggagatcgaatcgtgCACATTACATCCATAATAAGTTACTTCCAAAAAGGGCAAAGtttaacttagatctaacctctgataagaggaagatctaagcatgtgcacgtaccatggtaattaaaacaaagctaactctaatgtctcctcaacaaataagGGACGGGTAATAACATGTCAAGTATttgtagtgagatataaaacaacatcataaatttcattatcctttttgtgagcataaaatcacaatacaattcaattcaatgccaATTCCAATAA carries:
- the LOC110656505 gene encoding 2-oxoglutarate-Fe(II) type oxidoreductase hxnY isoform X2 gives rise to the protein MAEAAKLPIIDLSSTDLISTANFIRQACVEYGFFYLVNHGVEEELLARVFEESRKFFSLPLAAKMNLLRKEHRGYTPLYAENLDPSSSSKGDSKESFYIGPLEKSCLNQWPSQELLPSWRPTMESYYCKVMSAGKKLISLIALALNLDKDYFEKIGALDEPESFLRLLHYPGELGHFEEQIFGASAHSDYGMITLLVTDGVPGLQAYVYSTSVCREKFKDPQTWENVFHMNGAFIVNIGDMMERWTNCLFRSTLHRVMPTGQERYSLAFFLDPNTECIVQCLGSCCSESRPQRLLCAPFLLTSFKKLVLL
- the LOC110656505 gene encoding 2-oxoglutarate-Fe(II) type oxidoreductase hxnY isoform X1; translation: MAEAAKLPIIDLSSTDLISTANFIRQACVEYGFFYLVNHGVEEELLARVFEESRKFFSLPLAAKMNLLRKEHRGYTPLYAENLDPSSSSKGDSKESFYIGPLEKSCLNQWPSQELLPSWRPTMESYYCKVMSAGKKLISLIALALNLDKDYFEKIGALDEPESFLRLLHYPGELGHFEEQIFGASAHSDYGMITLLVTDGVPGLQAYVYSTSVCREKFKDPQTWENVFHMNGAFIVNIGDMMERWTNCLFRSTLHRVMPTGQERYSLAFFLDPNTECIVQCLGSCCSESRPQRFPPIRSGDYLKERLMLTYGS
- the LOC110656505 gene encoding 2-oxoglutarate-Fe(II) type oxidoreductase hxnY isoform X3 encodes the protein MAEAAKLPIIDLSSTDLISTANFIRQACVEYGFFYLVNHGVEEELLARVFEESRKFFSLPLAAKMNLLRKEHRGYTPLYAENLDPSSSSKGDSKESFYIGPLEKSCLNQWPSQELLPSWRPTMESYYCKVMSAGKKLISLIALALNLDKDYFEKIGALDEPESFLRLLHYPGELGHFEEQIFGASAHSDYGMITLLVTDGVPGLQVCREKFKDPQTWENVFHMNGAFIVNIGDMMERWTNCLFRSTLHRVMPTGQERYSLAFFLDPNTECIVQCLGSCCSESRPQRFPPIRSGDYLKERLMLTYGS